The following are encoded in a window of Streptomyces sp. Go-475 genomic DNA:
- a CDS encoding VOC family protein, with protein MLHHIELWVPDLPRAVREWGWLLGRLGWLPYQDWERGRSWRLGPVYLVVEQSPAMSAAGHDRMRPGLNHLAFHAGPPAGVDALAVEAPGHGWTPLFADRYPHAGGPGHHAAYLVNTDGFEVELVASEAAQPRKPPRTALTRRQLG; from the coding sequence ATGCTGCATCACATCGAACTGTGGGTCCCCGACCTGCCCCGCGCCGTCCGCGAGTGGGGCTGGCTCCTCGGCCGCCTCGGCTGGCTGCCGTACCAGGACTGGGAACGAGGCCGGAGCTGGCGGCTCGGCCCGGTGTACCTCGTCGTGGAGCAGTCGCCGGCGATGAGCGCCGCCGGGCACGACCGCATGCGGCCCGGGCTCAACCATCTCGCGTTCCACGCGGGCCCTCCCGCGGGGGTCGACGCGCTGGCCGTCGAGGCGCCCGGCCACGGCTGGACGCCCCTCTTCGCCGACCGCTACCCGCACGCCGGCGGCCCCGGGCACCACGCGGCCTACCTCGTGAACACGGACGGCTTCGAGGTGGAACTCGTGGCGTCCGAGGCCGCACAGCCCCGCAAACCCCCGCGAACTGCGTTAACACGCAGGCAACTTGGCTGA
- a CDS encoding S9 family peptidase produces MTTEPDSFPRRHARTQRFTLGAPRSFTVAPDGSRVVFLRSGSGTDRASSLWVLDTEEGGERVAADPRALLGGASEDLSPEERARRERSREGGAGIVGYATDSAVELASFALSGRLFAAELRAGTARELPAPGPVIDPRPSPDGRHVAYVARGALRVVGAEGEGDRALAEPESENVSFGLAEFIAAEEMGRARGFWWAPESDRLLVARVDDTPVERWWIADPAHPEREPQRVAYPAAGTGNAEVRLFVVGLDGARTEVAWDRARYPYLARVHWSGAGAPLLLVQSRDQRGQLILAVDADSGATRMVHADEDRTWLELFAGVPYWSPSGQLVRIADEGGARVLAVGERPLTGAQLHVRAVLDVSDDDVLISASAGEEAAEAETGQVHVYRVNELGVERVSQEPGGHAAVRAGGVTVLVSATLDRPGSRVQVLRDGKPIASVRSYAEDPGMSPRVTLTEGGARRIPCAVLMPRDYAGDTPLPVLMDPYGGPHGQRVAAAHNAHLTSQWFADQGFAVVVADGRGTPHRSPAWEKAVHHDFTVTLDDQVEALQDLARRHPLDLSRVAIRGWSFGGWLAGLAVLRRPDVFHAGIAGAPVTDWRLYDTHYTERYLGVPAEHPEPYAKSSLVTPDGLSSPAEPHRPLMIVHGLADDNVVVAHALRLSSALLAAGRPHEVLPLSGVTHITPQEQVAENLLLLQVDFLKRSLGLTGT; encoded by the coding sequence ATGACGACCGAGCCTGACTCCTTCCCCCGACGGCACGCCCGTACCCAGCGCTTCACGCTCGGCGCGCCGCGTTCGTTCACCGTGGCGCCCGACGGTTCGCGTGTCGTGTTCCTGCGCTCCGGTTCCGGCACGGACCGGGCGAGTTCGCTGTGGGTCCTCGACACGGAGGAGGGCGGGGAGCGCGTGGCCGCCGACCCGCGCGCCCTGCTGGGCGGTGCCTCGGAGGACCTCTCGCCGGAGGAGCGGGCCCGGCGCGAACGCAGCCGCGAGGGCGGTGCCGGCATCGTCGGGTACGCCACCGACTCGGCCGTCGAGTTGGCCTCTTTCGCCTTGTCAGGGCGGCTTTTCGCGGCCGAGCTGCGGGCCGGGACGGCGCGTGAACTGCCCGCTCCGGGGCCGGTGATCGACCCGCGTCCGTCGCCCGACGGGCGGCATGTCGCCTATGTGGCCCGGGGCGCGCTGCGGGTGGTGGGCGCCGAGGGAGAGGGCGACCGGGCGCTCGCCGAGCCGGAGTCGGAAAATGTCTCGTTCGGACTGGCGGAGTTCATCGCGGCCGAGGAGATGGGGCGGGCGCGCGGTTTCTGGTGGGCGCCGGAGTCGGACCGGCTGCTCGTGGCGCGCGTGGACGACACGCCGGTGGAGCGGTGGTGGATCGCCGACCCGGCGCATCCGGAGCGGGAGCCGCAGCGGGTGGCGTATCCGGCGGCGGGCACCGGCAACGCGGAGGTGCGGCTGTTCGTCGTCGGCCTGGACGGGGCGCGCACGGAGGTGGCCTGGGACCGGGCCCGGTATCCGTATCTGGCGCGTGTGCACTGGTCAGGGGCGGGTGCGCCGCTGCTGCTCGTGCAGTCGCGTGACCAGCGCGGCCAGCTGATCCTGGCCGTGGATGCGGACTCGGGCGCGACGCGGATGGTGCACGCCGACGAAGATCGAACATGGCTGGAACTTTTCGCTGGGGTGCCGTACTGGAGCCCGTCCGGGCAGCTGGTCCGGATCGCGGACGAGGGCGGCGCGCGGGTCCTGGCGGTCGGGGAACGGCCGCTCACGGGAGCGCAGTTGCACGTCAGGGCCGTGCTGGACGTCTCCGACGACGACGTGCTGATCTCGGCCTCGGCGGGCGAGGAGGCGGCCGAGGCGGAGACGGGCCAGGTGCATGTGTACCGGGTCAACGAGCTGGGCGTGGAGCGGGTCTCGCAGGAGCCGGGCGGGCACGCGGCGGTGCGGGCCGGGGGCGTGACGGTCCTGGTCTCGGCGACGCTCGACCGGCCGGGTTCGCGGGTGCAGGTCCTGCGCGACGGAAAACCGATCGCGTCTGTCCGTTCGTACGCCGAAGATCCTGGTATGTCCCCCCGCGTGACACTCACCGAGGGGGGCGCACGCCGAATCCCGTGCGCCGTGCTTATGCCTCGGGACTACGCCGGTGACACCCCCCTGCCGGTGCTGATGGACCCCTATGGGGGCCCGCACGGCCAGCGGGTGGCAGCGGCCCACAACGCGCACCTCACCTCGCAGTGGTTCGCGGACCAGGGCTTCGCGGTGGTGGTCGCGGACGGCCGCGGCACCCCGCACCGCTCCCCCGCCTGGGAGAAGGCGGTCCACCACGACTTCACGGTGACACTGGACGACCAGGTGGAGGCGCTGCAGGACCTCGCGCGGCGGCACCCTCTCGACCTGTCCCGGGTGGCGATCCGCGGCTGGTCCTTCGGCGGCTGGCTGGCGGGCCTGGCGGTGCTGCGCCGCCCGGACGTCTTCCACGCAGGGATCGCGGGCGCGCCGGTGACGGACTGGCGGCTGTACGACACGCACTACACGGAGCGCTACCTGGGCGTCCCGGCGGAGCACCCGGAGCCGTACGCGAAGAGCTCCCTGGTCACCCCGGACGGGCTCTCCTCCCCCGCCGAGCCGCACCGCCCGCTGATGATCGTGCACGGCCTCGCCGACGACAACGTCGTGGTCGCCCACGCCCTGCGCCTGTCCTCGGCCCTGCTGGCCGCCGGCCGCCCGCACGAGGTACTGCCGCTGTCCGGGGTCACGCACATCACCCCCCAGGAACAGGTCGCCGAGAACCTGCTCCTCCTCCAGGTGGACTTCCTGAAGCGCTCCCTGGGCCTTACGGGCACCTGA
- the mshB gene encoding N-acetyl-1-D-myo-inositol-2-amino-2-deoxy-alpha-D-glucopyranoside deacetylase, protein MTELPSRRLLLVHAHPDDESINNGATMARYAAEGAHVTLVTCTLGERGEVIPPELAHLTGAALGQHRRRELAAAMAALGVRDVRLLGGAGRYSDSGMMGLPDNDDPACFWQADVDAAAAHLVEVIHEVRPQVLVTYDDHGGYGHPDHIQAHRVAMRAAELSAETGWTIPKIYWNRVPRPVVEQSFARLREDLPGTPFTKTAEVDDVPGVVAEERITAVIDGTAHAAAKAAAMRAHATQITVAEPYFVLSNELAQPILTTEYYELVRGERGSGERETDLFAGVEEAS, encoded by the coding sequence ATGACGGAACTGCCCTCCCGGCGTCTGCTGCTGGTGCACGCGCACCCGGACGACGAGTCGATCAACAACGGCGCGACCATGGCCAGGTACGCGGCCGAGGGTGCCCACGTCACGCTCGTCACCTGCACCCTCGGCGAGCGCGGCGAGGTCATCCCGCCGGAGCTCGCGCACCTGACCGGTGCCGCCCTGGGCCAGCACCGCCGCCGTGAGCTCGCCGCCGCCATGGCCGCGCTCGGCGTCCGGGACGTCCGCCTGCTCGGCGGCGCCGGCCGCTACAGCGACTCCGGGATGATGGGCCTGCCCGACAACGACGACCCCGCATGCTTCTGGCAGGCCGACGTCGACGCGGCCGCCGCCCACCTCGTCGAGGTGATCCACGAGGTACGCCCCCAGGTCCTCGTCACCTACGACGACCACGGCGGCTACGGCCACCCCGACCACATCCAGGCCCACCGCGTCGCCATGCGCGCCGCCGAGCTGTCCGCCGAGACCGGCTGGACGATCCCCAAAATCTACTGGAACCGGGTCCCCCGGCCTGTTGTGGAGCAGTCCTTCGCCCGGCTCCGGGAGGACCTGCCCGGCACCCCCTTCACCAAGACGGCCGAGGTCGACGACGTACCCGGGGTCGTGGCCGAGGAGCGGATCACCGCCGTGATCGACGGCACCGCCCACGCCGCCGCCAAGGCCGCCGCGATGCGCGCCCACGCCACCCAGATCACCGTGGCCGAGCCGTACTTCGTGCTGTCCAACGAACTCGCCCAGCCGATCCTCACCACCGAGTACTACGAGCTGGTGCGGGGCGAGCGGGGCTCAGGCGAGCGGGAGACGGACCTGTTCGCGGGTGTCGAGGAGGCCTCATGA
- a CDS encoding DUF6113 family protein, whose amino-acid sequence MSDRTPMLAQPMRPPSAGRAAACLGFFLLGAVVGAAGSLVQPGWFPGGLILALAGEAGLVLGAARVLRGRAGGVAAAAGWMLAVVLLTASRPEGDFLFAAGSGSYLFLLGGIAVAVMCATFAPGRQPDGGPVRLGK is encoded by the coding sequence ATGAGCGACCGGACGCCGATGCTCGCCCAGCCGATGCGGCCGCCCTCCGCCGGACGGGCCGCCGCCTGCCTGGGGTTCTTCCTGCTCGGGGCCGTCGTGGGGGCGGCCGGGTCGCTCGTGCAGCCGGGGTGGTTCCCGGGCGGGCTGATCCTCGCCCTGGCCGGTGAGGCCGGGCTCGTCCTCGGTGCCGCCCGGGTCCTCCGTGGCCGGGCCGGGGGCGTCGCGGCCGCGGCCGGCTGGATGCTCGCCGTCGTCCTGCTCACCGCCAGCCGCCCGGAGGGCGACTTCCTCTTCGCCGCGGGGAGCGGCTCCTATCTCTTCCTGCTCGGCGGCATCGCCGTGGCTGTGATGTGTGCCACCTTCGCCCCGGGGCGGCAACCCGACGGTGGTCCCGTCCGACTTGGCAAGTGA
- a CDS encoding ABC transporter ATP-binding protein, which translates to MTTTASVVAFDQVSKAYDAVRAVDALTLTLRPGETVALLGPNGAGKSTTLDLLLGLKNPDSGTVRLFGTSPRQAIVAGRVGAMLQSGGLMDEVTVAELVRLACALHPRPYQPSEVLARAGIAQIADRKVHKLSGGQAQRVRFALATAGDSDLIVLDEPTTGMDVTTRHAFWATMREQADQGRTVLFATHYLEEADAIADRVLVLHRGRLLADGTASEIKAKAGVRRVSFDLADPIDEPALRALPFLTSLTVSGRTVRIQSADADATVHALYGLGLHPRNLEVAGLGLEQAFVALTTAEEAKSK; encoded by the coding sequence ATGACAACGACAGCCTCGGTAGTCGCCTTCGACCAGGTGAGCAAGGCATACGACGCGGTCCGGGCAGTGGACGCACTGACCCTGACCCTGCGCCCGGGGGAGACCGTGGCGCTGCTGGGTCCCAACGGCGCCGGCAAGTCCACCACCCTCGACCTGCTGCTCGGCCTGAAGAACCCGGACAGCGGCACGGTCCGGCTCTTCGGCACCAGCCCCCGGCAGGCCATCGTCGCCGGGCGCGTGGGCGCCATGCTGCAGAGCGGCGGGCTGATGGACGAGGTGACGGTCGCCGAACTCGTGCGGCTCGCCTGCGCCCTGCACCCCAGGCCGTACCAGCCCTCCGAGGTCCTGGCCCGCGCGGGCATCGCGCAGATCGCCGACCGCAAGGTCCACAAGCTCTCCGGCGGCCAGGCCCAGCGCGTCCGCTTCGCCCTGGCCACCGCGGGCGACAGCGATCTCATCGTGCTGGACGAGCCCACCACCGGCATGGACGTCACCACCCGTCACGCCTTCTGGGCCACCATGCGCGAGCAGGCCGACCAGGGCCGGACCGTCCTCTTCGCCACCCACTACCTCGAAGAGGCCGACGCGATCGCCGACCGGGTCCTCGTCCTGCACCGCGGCCGGCTCCTCGCCGACGGCACGGCCTCCGAGATCAAGGCCAAGGCCGGCGTCCGCCGCGTCTCCTTCGACCTGGCGGACCCGATCGACGAGCCCGCGCTGCGCGCCCTGCCCTTCCTGACCTCCCTGACGGTCTCCGGCCGGACCGTCCGCATCCAGTCCGCCGACGCCGACGCCACCGTCCACGCGCTGTACGGCCTCGGCCTCCACCCCCGCAACCTGGAGGTCGCCGGACTCGGCCTGGAGCAGGCCTTCGTCGCCCTCACCACCGCCGAGGAGGCGAAGTCGAAGTGA
- a CDS encoding ABC transporter permease: MNSLIKLELTRALRNRKFLFFSVIYPSVLFLIIAGNADSTTKVPGTGLTLPTYMMVSMASFGALTAVLMGNSERIAKEREGGWVRQLRLTALPGRGYVLAKTASAAVVSLPSIVIVFVVAAAVKDVTLDAWQWLALTGAIWAGSLVFAALGVAIGYLASGDAVRPITMITYFGLSMLGGLWMPTTTFPGWLQDIAKWLPTHAYAALGQAIEQSRAPHVRDLAVLVVSFALFAGGAAWLYRKDTLKA, from the coding sequence GTGAACAGCCTGATCAAGCTGGAACTCACCCGCGCCCTGCGCAACCGCAAGTTCCTGTTCTTCTCGGTGATCTACCCGTCGGTGCTGTTCCTGATCATCGCCGGCAACGCCGACAGCACCACGAAGGTCCCCGGCACCGGCCTCACCCTCCCGACCTACATGATGGTCTCGATGGCCTCCTTCGGCGCCCTCACCGCCGTCCTCATGGGCAACAGTGAGCGCATCGCCAAGGAGCGCGAGGGCGGCTGGGTGCGGCAGCTGCGCCTGACCGCGCTGCCCGGCCGCGGCTACGTCCTCGCCAAGACCGCGAGCGCCGCCGTCGTGAGCCTGCCGTCCATCGTCATCGTCTTCGTCGTCGCGGCGGCCGTGAAGGACGTGACCCTGGACGCCTGGCAGTGGCTCGCCCTCACCGGCGCGATCTGGGCCGGCAGCCTCGTCTTCGCCGCGCTCGGCGTCGCCATCGGCTACCTGGCCAGCGGGGACGCGGTCCGCCCGATCACGATGATCACCTACTTCGGCCTGTCGATGCTCGGCGGCCTGTGGATGCCCACGACCACGTTCCCCGGCTGGCTGCAGGACATCGCGAAGTGGCTGCCCACGCACGCGTACGCTGCCCTCGGGCAGGCCATCGAGCAGAGCCGCGCCCCGCACGTCCGGGACCTCGCCGTCCTGGTGGTGTCGTTCGCCCTGTTCGCGGGCGGCGCGGCCTGGCTGTACCGGAAGGACACCTTGAAGGCGTGA
- a CDS encoding histidine kinase, whose protein sequence is MSGVGVGIGQRPVNRRQRVVKSLWTGIWLVYLSAPVTDLLHGGHGTGVRILGWLGLAAFVTWYMLLVFRTGRGERNPVVLGSLGVLAAQSTLLALTLGREWLVLFVYVSIASGAALPPRLARWTIPAACALLTAVAFATHDGLGYLSGLLIPALLGGFAMTGVRELVRTTIALREARATVAQLAANEERLRLARDLHDLLGHSLSLITLKSELAGRMLPGQPEKAAQQVADIEQVSRQALVDVREAVTGYRRPRLNAELAGARVALAAAGVTAELPVEPGLTGVPEESESALAWALREAVTNVVRHSGARRCTVELLRRQTLDGPMLELTVEDNGSGGPGDGHGNGLTGLAERLATAGGTLEAGPLKRGFRLVARVPAAGAADVGSPA, encoded by the coding sequence GTGAGCGGCGTAGGGGTCGGTATCGGGCAGCGCCCGGTGAACCGCAGACAGCGGGTCGTGAAGTCGCTCTGGACGGGCATCTGGCTGGTCTACCTGAGCGCTCCCGTCACCGACCTGCTGCACGGCGGTCACGGCACGGGCGTGCGGATCCTCGGCTGGCTGGGCCTGGCCGCGTTCGTCACCTGGTACATGCTGCTGGTCTTCCGCACGGGACGCGGCGAGCGCAACCCCGTGGTGCTCGGCTCGCTCGGGGTGCTCGCCGCCCAGTCCACGCTGCTCGCCCTCACCCTCGGCCGCGAGTGGCTGGTGCTCTTCGTGTACGTGTCGATCGCGTCCGGCGCGGCCCTGCCCCCGCGCCTGGCCCGCTGGACGATCCCGGCCGCGTGCGCGCTGCTGACCGCCGTCGCGTTCGCCACGCACGACGGGCTTGGGTACCTTTCCGGCCTGCTCATCCCGGCCCTCCTCGGCGGCTTCGCGATGACCGGCGTACGCGAACTCGTCCGGACGACCATCGCGCTGCGCGAGGCCCGCGCGACCGTCGCCCAGCTCGCCGCCAACGAGGAGCGCCTGCGCCTGGCCAGGGACCTGCACGACCTGCTCGGCCACTCCCTGTCCCTGATCACGCTGAAGAGCGAGCTGGCCGGCCGGATGCTGCCCGGCCAGCCCGAGAAGGCGGCCCAGCAGGTCGCCGACATCGAGCAGGTCAGCCGCCAGGCCCTGGTCGACGTGCGCGAGGCCGTCACCGGCTACCGCCGCCCCCGCCTGAACGCCGAACTCGCCGGTGCCCGGGTCGCCCTCGCCGCGGCGGGCGTCACCGCCGAGCTGCCCGTCGAGCCCGGCCTCACCGGCGTCCCCGAGGAGAGCGAGTCCGCCCTCGCCTGGGCCCTGCGCGAGGCGGTCACCAACGTCGTACGGCACAGCGGCGCCCGCCGCTGCACGGTGGAGCTGCTGCGTCGCCAGACCCTCGACGGCCCGATGCTCGAACTCACCGTCGAGGACAACGGCTCCGGCGGCCCGGGCGACGGCCACGGCAACGGCCTCACGGGCCTCGCCGAACGCCTCGCCACGGCGGGCGGCACCCTGGAGGCGGGCCCGCTCAAGCGCGGCTTCCGCCTGGTCGCTCGCGTCCCCGCGGCCGGTGCGGCGGACGTAGGATCCCCGGCATGA
- a CDS encoding response regulator transcription factor, translating to MSRTIKVLLAEDQSMVREALAALLGLEEDIEVVAQVARGDEVLPAARAHAVDVALLDIEMPGATGIEAAARLHAELPAVKLVILTTFGRPGYLRSAMESGADAFLVKDAPAAQLAEAIRKVLTGERVIDPTLAAAALAEGANPLTDREREVLRAAADGSTNAELAAALHLSQGTVRNYLSTAIQKLAVRNRTEAARVAREKGWL from the coding sequence ATGAGCCGCACGATCAAGGTCCTGCTCGCCGAGGACCAGTCGATGGTCCGCGAGGCCCTGGCCGCCCTGCTCGGCCTGGAGGAGGACATCGAGGTCGTCGCCCAGGTGGCCCGCGGCGACGAGGTCCTGCCGGCGGCCCGGGCCCACGCCGTCGACGTGGCGCTCCTGGACATCGAGATGCCCGGCGCGACGGGCATCGAGGCCGCGGCGCGCCTCCACGCGGAACTCCCCGCCGTGAAGCTGGTCATCCTCACCACCTTCGGCCGCCCCGGCTACCTGCGCAGCGCCATGGAGTCCGGCGCCGACGCCTTCCTGGTCAAGGACGCCCCCGCCGCCCAGCTGGCCGAGGCGATCCGCAAGGTCCTCACCGGCGAACGCGTCATCGACCCGACGCTCGCGGCAGCGGCCCTGGCGGAGGGCGCCAACCCGCTGACGGACCGCGAGCGCGAGGTCCTCCGCGCGGCAGCCGACGGCTCCACCAACGCGGAACTCGCGGCAGCCCTCCACCTCTCCCAGGGCACGGTCCGCAACTACCTCTCCACGGCCATCCAGAAACTGGCGGTGAGAAACCGAACGGAGGCGGCCCGGGTGGCACGCGAAAAGGGGTGGCTGTAG
- a CDS encoding transglutaminase-like domain-containing protein — MRPPFPPPPERSAELRRRFAEEARSERPDLSALCLLVGAEADGALDEAGIDAAQVELDRLAGLLPYRPGGPRAWAVALRELLGERMGFHGTPSDYQRLESSLLHEVLLRRRGLPILLSVVWMEVARRAGAPVYGVALPGHFVVGFGPEEEQVLADPFDGGRVLTGADAELLVAGATGARLDAAMLRPADPLDVVLRILNNVRAWAAARPERSDVALWAVELSLLLPSHPARLRYERARLLVRRGDFLGGASELEAYAEVVGAVDEAAGERVRGEALAARAMLN, encoded by the coding sequence ATGCGTCCCCCGTTTCCCCCGCCCCCGGAGCGTTCCGCCGAGCTGCGGCGGCGGTTCGCCGAAGAGGCCCGGTCCGAGCGGCCCGACCTGTCGGCGCTGTGCCTGCTGGTGGGCGCGGAGGCGGACGGGGCGCTGGACGAGGCGGGCATCGACGCCGCGCAGGTCGAGCTGGACCGGCTGGCCGGGCTGCTGCCGTACCGGCCGGGCGGGCCGCGGGCCTGGGCGGTCGCCCTGCGGGAGCTGCTCGGTGAGCGGATGGGCTTCCACGGCACGCCGTCCGACTACCAGCGGCTGGAGTCCTCGCTGTTGCACGAGGTGCTGCTGCGGCGCAGGGGGTTGCCGATCCTGCTGTCGGTGGTGTGGATGGAGGTGGCCCGGCGGGCGGGGGCGCCGGTGTACGGGGTGGCTCTGCCGGGGCACTTCGTGGTCGGGTTCGGGCCCGAGGAGGAGCAGGTGCTGGCGGACCCGTTCGACGGGGGGCGGGTGCTGACCGGGGCCGACGCGGAGTTGCTGGTGGCCGGGGCGACGGGGGCGCGGCTGGACGCGGCGATGCTGCGGCCGGCCGATCCGCTGGACGTGGTGCTGCGGATCCTGAACAACGTGCGGGCGTGGGCGGCGGCCCGGCCCGAGCGGTCGGATGTGGCGTTGTGGGCGGTCGAGTTGTCGCTGCTGCTGCCGTCGCATCCGGCGCGGTTGCGGTACGAGCGGGCGCGGTTGCTGGTGCGGCGGGGGGATTTTCTGGGTGGGGCCTCGGAGTTGGAGGCCTATGCGGAGGTGGTGGGGGCCGTGGACGAGGCCGCGGGTGAGCGGGTGCGGGGGGAGGCTTTGGCGGCCAGGGCGATGCTCAACTGA
- a CDS encoding GNAT family N-acetyltransferase, which yields MEISAAGRLEVRITAADVGKRVSVRSLIEHGPPGEKFTDTVGVLTSWDNGVLLITRKSGESVRIAESALVAGKIVPAAPARRRGPAASYEELARVAARAWRPVESERLGDWELRAASGFTRRANSVLPLGDPGVPLDEALGVVRRWYGERGLPAYVQTATGAEGTQELLCAELEERGWVREVTAELWVGPLAPVADLLDPAGVALSREADEAWLARYRRKGVSEVALRVLGSGPSVWFATVPGPAEPAAIGRCVVDGRWAGFAAVEVDPALRRQGLGTAVMAALARRALDEGASAAWLQVETDNAGARALYAGMGFAAHHAYHHYRAPDADGTGR from the coding sequence GTGGAAATCTCTGCCGCCGGGCGACTCGAGGTCCGTATCACCGCTGCTGACGTGGGCAAACGGGTCTCGGTACGGAGCTTGATCGAACATGGTCCTCCGGGTGAGAAGTTCACCGATACGGTCGGAGTTCTCACATCATGGGACAACGGTGTGCTGCTGATCACACGGAAGAGTGGCGAGAGCGTCCGCATCGCGGAATCCGCGCTGGTCGCGGGCAAGATCGTGCCCGCCGCCCCGGCGCGTCGCCGCGGTCCGGCCGCCTCCTACGAGGAGCTGGCCCGGGTCGCCGCGCGGGCCTGGCGGCCCGTGGAGAGCGAGCGGCTCGGGGACTGGGAGCTGCGGGCCGCGTCCGGCTTCACGCGCCGGGCCAATTCGGTCCTGCCGCTCGGCGATCCGGGCGTGCCGCTCGACGAGGCGCTCGGCGTGGTCCGGCGGTGGTACGGCGAGCGCGGGCTGCCCGCCTACGTCCAGACCGCGACCGGCGCCGAGGGCACGCAGGAGCTGCTCTGCGCCGAGCTGGAGGAGCGGGGCTGGGTGCGGGAGGTGACCGCCGAGCTGTGGGTGGGGCCGCTGGCGCCGGTCGCCGACCTGCTCGACCCGGCGGGCGTCGCGCTGTCCCGGGAGGCCGACGAGGCGTGGCTGGCCCGGTACCGGCGCAAGGGGGTGAGCGAGGTGGCGCTGCGGGTGCTGGGGAGCGGGCCGTCGGTGTGGTTCGCGACCGTGCCCGGGCCCGCGGAGCCGGCCGCCATCGGGCGGTGCGTGGTCGACGGGCGGTGGGCCGGGTTCGCCGCCGTCGAGGTCGACCCGGCGCTGCGGCGCCAGGGGCTCGGTACGGCCGTCATGGCCGCGCTGGCCCGGCGGGCGCTCGACGAGGGCGCGTCGGCCGCCTGGCTCCAGGTGGAGACCGACAACGCGGGAGCGCGGGCGCTGTACGCCGGGATGGGCTTCGCGGCGCACCACGCCTACCACCACTACCGGGCGCCGGACGCCGACGGCACCGGCCGGTAG
- the fdxA gene encoding ferredoxin has product MTYVIAQPCVDVKDKACIEECPVDCIYEGSRSLYIHPDECVDCGACEPVCPVEAIFYEDDTPEEWKDYYKANVEFFDELGSPGGASKLGLIERDHPFIAALPPQNQ; this is encoded by the coding sequence GTGACCTACGTCATCGCGCAGCCTTGTGTCGACGTCAAGGACAAGGCGTGCATCGAGGAGTGCCCGGTCGACTGCATCTACGAGGGCTCCCGGTCCTTGTACATCCACCCGGACGAATGCGTCGACTGTGGTGCCTGTGAGCCGGTCTGCCCGGTCGAGGCGATCTTCTACGAGGACGACACTCCGGAGGAGTGGAAGGACTACTACAAGGCGAACGTCGAGTTCTTCGACGAGCTCGGTTCGCCCGGCGGGGCCAGCAAGCTGGGGCTGATCGAGCGCGACCACCCCTTCATCGCCGCGCTGCCGCCGCAGAACCAGTAA
- a CDS encoding bifunctional succinyldiaminopimelate transaminase/glutamate-prephenate aminotransferase, which translates to MSAVSDRLPTFPWDKLTPYKATAAAHPDGIVDLSVGTPVDPVPELIQKALVAAADSPGYPTVWGTPELRDAITGWVERRLGARDVTHRHVLPVVGSKELVAWLPTQLGLGPGDRVAYPRLAYPTYEVGARLARAEYEVYDDPTELDPAGLKLLWLNSPSNPTGRVLSQADLTRIVAWAREHGVLLFSDECYLELGWEADPVSVLHSDVNGGSYDGIVSVHSLSKRSNLAGYRAAFLAGDPAVLGPLLEIRKHGGMMTPAPTQAAVVAALGDDEHVRVQRERYAARRALLREALLAHGFRIEHSEASLYLWATRGESCWDTVAHLAERGILVAPGDFYGPAGAEFVRVALTATDERVAAAVRRL; encoded by the coding sequence GTGTCCGCAGTCTCCGACCGCCTGCCCACCTTCCCCTGGGACAAGCTGACGCCCTACAAGGCCACGGCCGCCGCCCACCCGGACGGCATCGTGGACCTGTCCGTCGGCACCCCGGTCGACCCGGTCCCCGAGCTGATCCAGAAAGCGCTGGTCGCGGCGGCGGACTCGCCGGGCTATCCGACCGTCTGGGGCACGCCCGAGCTGCGCGACGCGATCACCGGCTGGGTGGAGCGCCGCCTCGGCGCCCGGGACGTCACCCACCGCCACGTCCTGCCGGTCGTCGGCTCCAAGGAGCTCGTCGCCTGGCTGCCGACCCAGCTGGGCCTCGGCCCCGGCGACCGGGTGGCCTACCCGCGCCTGGCCTACCCGACGTACGAGGTCGGCGCCCGCCTGGCCCGGGCCGAGTACGAGGTCTACGACGACCCGACCGAGCTCGACCCGGCCGGCCTGAAGCTCCTGTGGCTGAACTCCCCGTCCAACCCGACGGGCAGGGTCCTGTCCCAGGCGGACCTGACCCGGATCGTCGCGTGGGCCCGCGAGCACGGCGTCCTGCTCTTCTCCGACGAGTGCTACCTGGAGCTGGGCTGGGAGGCCGACCCGGTCTCGGTGCTGCACTCGGACGTCAACGGCGGCTCGTACGACGGCATCGTGTCCGTGCACTCCCTCTCCAAGCGCTCGAACCTCGCCGGCTACCGGGCGGCCTTCCTGGCCGGTGACCCGGCCGTCCTCGGCCCGCTCCTGGAGATCCGCAAGCACGGCGGCATGATGACGCCCGCGCCGACCCAGGCGGCGGTCGTGGCGGCCCTCGGCGACGACGAGCACGTCCGCGTGCAACGCGAGCGCTACGCCGCCCGGCGCGCGCTCCTGCGCGAGGCGCTCCTCGCCCACGGCTTCCGCATCGAGCACAGCGAGGCCAGCCTCTACCTGTGGGCCACCCGGGGCGAGTCCTGCTGGGACACGGTCGCCCACCTCGCGGAACGGGGCATCCTGGTGGCCCCGGGCGACTTCTACGGACCCGCGGGCGCCGAGTTCGTCCGCGTGGCGCTGACCGCGACGGACGAGCGGGTGGCGGCGGCCGTACGGCGCCTCTGA